The Caldalkalibacillus thermarum genome window below encodes:
- a CDS encoding GntR family transcriptional regulator, with the protein MKREAKLNKQQYAYEVIRSRILNGTYGPGQRIVIDQIAKEVGSSSIPVREAIRQLEADGLIEYKPNSGAVVSTINEQEYLDTLSVLAVMEGYATRISAERIGDQVLNELEELNQQMQKALEEFDFEQFGRLNRAFHEVIYQQCPNQFLLDTIRRAWQRLDSVRRSGFTLVPHRAKHSIKEHAQLISLIRTKAPLEQIEAYAREHKLNTVRAFVNRKPNPSFAYLSSI; encoded by the coding sequence ATGAAACGGGAAGCTAAACTCAACAAGCAACAATATGCCTATGAAGTGATTCGCTCCAGAATACTTAATGGCACCTATGGACCAGGGCAACGTATCGTGATTGACCAAATTGCGAAGGAGGTTGGATCTAGTTCGATTCCTGTCCGGGAAGCGATCAGGCAATTGGAAGCGGATGGTCTGATCGAATACAAGCCCAATTCAGGAGCTGTTGTAAGTACCATCAACGAACAGGAATACTTGGATACATTGTCCGTGCTGGCAGTGATGGAAGGCTATGCAACGAGAATCAGTGCTGAACGCATCGGTGATCAAGTCTTAAATGAACTGGAAGAGCTGAACCAGCAGATGCAAAAAGCTCTTGAGGAGTTTGACTTTGAACAATTCGGAAGGTTGAACAGGGCCTTCCATGAAGTGATCTATCAGCAGTGTCCCAATCAGTTTTTGCTGGACACAATCAGGCGCGCCTGGCAGCGTTTGGACAGTGTGCGCCGGTCTGGATTTACCCTGGTTCCTCATCGTGCCAAACACTCCATTAAGGAACATGCCCAGCTCATAAGCCTGATCAGGACAAAAGCACCTTTGGAACAGATTGAGGCTTATGCCAGAGAACATAAACTGAATACAGTCAGGGCTTTTGTCAACCGCAAACCGAATCCCTCATTTGCTTATTTGTCTTCTATTTAG